A genomic segment from Schistocerca piceifrons isolate TAMUIC-IGC-003096 chromosome 4, iqSchPice1.1, whole genome shotgun sequence encodes:
- the LOC124794877 gene encoding F-box/LRR-repeat protein fbxl-1-like — translation MDSLPDEILLHIFSYLNMKDLVFSAQYVCRRWLRVSRDDALWQDKLYNPSDESEPEILVRLQKMPSLRAFHLHRRPTDVILETLSSCCKNLVELDISCLEISSYPTINYSTLYKLVVHCPNIEMLSIPDTLVTFDEFSNVIARWKKLTELEIVGAAKKPLSLRPIGDGCPSLKHIGLYSGYYRNEDLEYVLRKKRDTIVSVVLPWSVEEGKSTIPVLKVCCEKIEALKICDYREVMVQESLDTLVSLVHLKKLWMYGLENLSVQKLMPVFEGGNLSNLVMLDLSYYESLDDRLAQTICIKCPLLQQLSFHCSCLLTGEGLRFISSLKKLVFLDLYWCSGITDDGIVFVVECQTLRDLNIAGCVQLTEYSMQMLVTLHQLRSLILSGCTVKGLPFRSFPTHLPFLRKLDLKYCEEVDIEALNELELQMPNLSVERMV, via the coding sequence aTGGACAGCTTACCAGACGAGATATTGCTACATATATTTTCGTATCTTAATATGAAGGATCTGGTTTTCTCCGCCCAATATGTGTGTCGGCGTTGGTTAAGAGTGTCTCGTGACGACGCACTATGGCAAGATAAGCTGTATAATCCTTCTGACGAATCCGAACCAGAGATTTTGGTGCGTTTGCAGAAAATGCCAAGTTTACGAGCTTTTCATTTGCATAGAAGACCAACAGACGTTATCCTGGAGACTTTATCGTCGTGCTGCAAGAATCTTGTAGAATTGGACATCAGCTGCTTAGAAATAAGTTCCTATCCGACCATTAACTATTCCACACTTTACAAATTAGTAGTGCATTGTCCAAATATAGAAATGCTCAGTATACCAGATACTCTTGTTACTTTTGACGAATTCTCAAATGTGATAGCGAGATGGAAAAAGCTAACAGAGCTTGAAATTGTTGGTGCAGCAAAGAAGCCCTTATCCCTTCGACCAATCGGCGATGGGTGCCCATCGTTAAAGCATATTGGCCTCTATTCTGGCTATTACAGGAACGAAGATTTGGAGTATGTGTTACGCAAGAAACGTGATACAATTGTGTCAGTGGTGTTGCCATGGAGTGTTGAGGAAGGAAAGAGCACAATACCAGTTCTAAAAGTATGCTGTGAAAAGATTGAGGCGCTTAAAATTTGTGACTACAGGGAAGTAATGGTTCAAGAATCTCTCGATACATTAGTCTCTCTTGTACATTTGAAGAAGCTGTGGATGTACGGTCTAGAAAACCTGAGTGTACAGAAATTGATGCCAGTGTTTGAGGGTGGCAATCTTTCCAATCTGGTGATGTTGGATCTGAGTTACTATGAGTCACTGGATGACAGGTtggcacaaactatttgcataaaatgCCCTTTATTACAACAGCTATCGTTCCATTGTTCCTGTCTCCTAACAGGCGAAGGCTTAAGATTTATAAGCAGCTTGAAAAAGCTTGTATTTTTAGACTTATATTGGTGCTCAGGTATTACAGATGATGGCATTGTATTCGTTGTAGAATGCCAGACATTGAGAGATCTTAATATAGCTGGATGTGTGCAACTCACAGAATACAGCATGCAAATGTTGGTGACACTTCATCAGTTGAGATCACTGATTCTTTCAGGATGCACTGTAAAAGGTTTACCATTCAGGTCTTTTCCTACACATTTACCATTCTTACGAAAACTTGATCTCAAATATTGTGAGGAAGTTGATATTGAAGCACTGAATGAGCTTGAGTTACAGATGCCAAATCTGTCAGTTGAAAGAATGGTATGA